In a single window of the Candidatus Tisiphia endosymbiont of Nemotelus nigrinus genome:
- the groL gene encoding chaperonin GroEL (60 kDa chaperone family; promotes refolding of misfolded polypeptides especially under stressful conditions; forms two stacked rings of heptamers to form a barrel-shaped 14mer; ends can be capped by GroES; misfolded proteins enter the barrel where they are refolded when GroES binds): MATKLIRHGSNAREQMLRGIDILADTVKVTLGPKGRNVAIEQSFGSPRLTKDGVTVAKAIELKDKAQNLGAQLVKSVASKTSDVAGDGTTTATVLTQAIAREGNKAVAAGFNPMDIKRGIDSAVNLVVEEIKKASKKISSQEEIAQVGTISSNGDKEIGEKIAVAMEKVGKEGVITVEEAKNFSFEVDVVEGMMFDRGYLSPYFVTNSEKMVAELENPFILLFEKKLSNLQQMLPVLEAVVQSGRPLLVIAEDVEGEALATLVVNKLRGGLKVAAVKAPGFGDRKKFMMEDISILTGGQLISEELGMKLENVNIKMLGTAKKVTISKENTVIIDGAGSKADIAARCSQIRTQIDESSSDYDKEKLQERLAKLAGGVAVLKVGGATEVEVKERKDRVEDALHATRAAVEEGVVAGGGVTLFYAARSLESLKSTNEDQQAGINIVKKALQAPVRQIAENAGMDGAIVVGKLTDSKEKNFGFNAQDMTYVDMIKAGIIDPTKVVRTALQDAASVASLIITTEAFIIDEPADKDEPAMPRGGMGGGMGGMGGMDF; this comes from the coding sequence ATGGCAACAAAATTAATAAGACACGGCTCAAATGCACGTGAACAAATGCTAAGAGGTATTGATATTTTAGCTGATACCGTAAAAGTAACATTAGGTCCAAAAGGTAGAAATGTTGCAATTGAACAGTCATTCGGCTCACCAAGACTAACCAAAGATGGTGTAACAGTGGCAAAAGCTATTGAACTAAAAGATAAGGCTCAGAATTTGGGAGCTCAATTGGTAAAATCTGTGGCAAGTAAAACATCTGATGTTGCTGGTGATGGAACAACTACCGCAACTGTTCTAACTCAAGCAATAGCAAGAGAAGGTAACAAAGCAGTAGCAGCTGGTTTTAACCCTATGGATATAAAACGTGGTATAGATTCAGCTGTTAACCTAGTAGTTGAAGAAATTAAGAAAGCTAGTAAAAAAATCAGCAGCCAAGAGGAGATTGCTCAAGTTGGTACTATTTCATCAAATGGTGATAAAGAAATTGGCGAAAAAATTGCCGTAGCGATGGAAAAAGTTGGTAAAGAAGGCGTAATTACCGTTGAAGAAGCTAAGAATTTTAGTTTTGAAGTAGATGTAGTTGAAGGTATGATGTTTGATAGAGGCTATCTATCACCATATTTTGTTACTAATTCCGAAAAGATGGTAGCTGAATTGGAAAATCCGTTTATCTTACTATTTGAAAAGAAATTATCAAATTTACAACAAATGTTACCAGTACTTGAAGCAGTAGTGCAATCAGGACGTCCTTTACTAGTAATCGCTGAAGATGTAGAAGGAGAAGCACTTGCTACTCTGGTAGTAAATAAATTACGTGGTGGGTTAAAAGTTGCTGCAGTGAAAGCTCCTGGCTTTGGCGATAGAAAAAAATTCATGATGGAAGATATCTCTATTTTAACAGGTGGTCAGCTTATCAGTGAAGAGCTTGGTATGAAACTTGAAAATGTTAATATCAAAATGCTAGGTACTGCTAAAAAAGTTACTATTTCCAAAGAAAATACTGTCATAATTGATGGTGCTGGTAGTAAGGCGGATATCGCTGCTCGTTGTTCTCAAATTCGTACACAAATTGACGAATCTAGCTCAGATTACGATAAAGAGAAATTACAAGAGCGTTTAGCTAAACTTGCTGGTGGCGTAGCTGTCTTAAAAGTTGGTGGTGCTACTGAAGTTGAAGTAAAAGAAAGAAAAGATCGTGTTGAGGATGCATTGCATGCTACTAGAGCTGCAGTGGAAGAAGGTGTTGTTGCTGGTGGTGGTGTTACTCTTTTCTATGCAGCAAGGTCTTTAGAGTCGTTAAAAAGTACTAATGAAGATCAGCAAGCTGGTATTAACATCGTTAAGAAAGCTCTACAAGCTCCAGTAAGGCAAATTGCAGAGAATGCTGGTATGGACGGAGCTATTGTAGTTGGAAAACTTACTGATAGTAAAGAGAAAAACTTTGGCTTCAATGCTCAAGATATGACTTATGTTGATATGATTAAGGCTGGTATTATCGATCCAACTAAGGTCGTGCGTACTGCTTTACAAGATGCAGCATCGGTTGCTTCTTTGATTATTACTACTGAAGCATTTATTATCGATGAACCAGCTGATAAAGATGAGCCTGCTATGCCACGTGGTGGTATGGGCGGCGGTATGGGGGGCATGGGCGGTATGGATTTCTAA
- a CDS encoding MFS transporter gives MIMYQQREQRSLTTEQKEAVGLLSIGTFLEYFDLMLYIHMAAFLNELFFPQTDSHTATLLSAFTFCSTIVFRPIGAVIFGWIGDKVGRKTTLVVTTFMMSFSCFMVFILPTYAQIGIAASVLITICRIVQGMSSLGEAIGAQLYLTEITEPPIQYSVVGFIIIFVNLGAVFALGVAMLVTSYGFNWRYAFLFGAVIALVGVAARTRLRETPEFADARTRLLSTVKKFGLEKKDITNHKMLNEKINIKTLLAYLSIESTGPIIFYFIYMHCGIILRNTFNYDTEQIIGHNLFVIIADLLFSILYTYLIYRIYPMEILKMKLVICAISIMFLPYLLTNISSPFYLLLLQFFILIFKTEAFPAESIFYKQFPVFKRFRCVSISCAVIKAIMYVVTSFGLVYLIEYFANWGIVILFIPFLVLYGFGLRHFETLKRLRNSSM, from the coding sequence ATGATAATGTATCAACAACGAGAGCAGAGAAGTTTAACCACGGAGCAAAAAGAAGCGGTTGGGTTGCTGTCAATAGGAACATTTCTAGAGTATTTTGACTTGATGCTCTATATACACATGGCAGCATTTCTTAATGAGTTATTTTTCCCACAGACTGATTCGCACACTGCTACTCTTCTTTCGGCTTTTACCTTTTGCTCTACTATTGTTTTTAGACCAATTGGTGCTGTGATATTTGGTTGGATAGGTGATAAAGTAGGTCGCAAAACCACATTAGTTGTCACAACTTTTATGATGTCATTTTCTTGTTTTATGGTGTTTATTTTGCCTACTTATGCCCAAATTGGTATTGCTGCTTCGGTATTAATTACTATTTGTCGAATAGTGCAAGGCATGTCATCCTTAGGAGAAGCAATAGGGGCTCAATTATATTTAACGGAAATAACCGAACCACCAATACAATATTCTGTTGTTGGTTTTATTATAATATTTGTTAATTTAGGGGCAGTATTCGCTTTAGGTGTAGCTATGCTTGTTACTTCATATGGTTTTAATTGGCGATATGCATTTTTGTTTGGTGCAGTGATTGCTCTAGTGGGAGTGGCAGCCAGAACCCGCCTTAGAGAAACTCCAGAATTTGCTGATGCAAGAACAAGGTTGCTAAGTACAGTTAAAAAATTCGGTCTAGAAAAAAAAGATATTACTAATCATAAAATGTTAAATGAGAAGATCAATATAAAGACTCTGTTAGCTTATTTATCAATTGAATCGACTGGACCAATTATTTTTTATTTTATATATATGCATTGCGGCATTATACTCAGAAACACCTTTAATTATGATACTGAACAAATTATTGGTCATAACTTGTTTGTTATAATAGCAGACTTATTGTTCAGTATTCTATATACTTATTTGATTTATAGAATATATCCCATGGAAATTTTAAAAATGAAATTAGTTATTTGTGCTATTAGTATCATGTTTTTACCATATTTATTAACTAATATCTCATCTCCTTTCTATTTATTATTGTTGCAGTTTTTTATATTGATATTTAAGACAGAAGCATTTCCTGCGGAATCAATATTTTATAAGCAATTTCCTGTATTTAAACGTTTTAGATGTGTCAGTATTTCATGTGCTGTAATAAAGGCAATAATGTATGTCGTTACATCTTTTGGATTAGTTTATTTAATAGAGTATTTTGCTAATTGGGGAATAGTAATATTATTTATACCGTTTCTTGTATTATATGGCTTTGGTTTGCGTCATTTTGAAACATTAAAGAGGTTACGCAATAGCTCAATGTAA
- the pyrH gene encoding UMP kinase, protein MSSLKYKRVLLKVSGEALMGDKQFGHEYSVILRIAEDIKEAIDLGVQVCVVVGGGNIYRGTNSLFGIERAAGDYIGMLGTVINALTLQNIMESLGVHTRVLSAIPMMSVCEPYIRRKAKKHIEKGRVVIFSGGTGNPFCTTDSAGVLRAIEMNCDLLLKGTKVNGVYDSDPTKNPDAVKYSTISYTELLKNNLQVMDIAAVAVARENNLPIKVFSIREKGNFAKVLQGKGEYTKIQEGG, encoded by the coding sequence ATGTCCTCTTTGAAGTATAAACGGGTCTTGCTAAAAGTTTCTGGTGAAGCCTTAATGGGCGATAAGCAGTTTGGCCACGAATATTCTGTAATACTAAGGATTGCTGAAGATATAAAGGAGGCAATAGATCTTGGTGTACAGGTATGTGTGGTTGTAGGCGGCGGTAATATTTATCGTGGTACTAATTCTTTATTTGGTATTGAAAGAGCTGCTGGTGATTATATTGGTATGCTTGGTACGGTAATAAATGCACTTACTTTACAAAATATTATGGAAAGTTTAGGTGTTCATACTAGAGTCCTTTCGGCAATCCCCATGATGAGTGTTTGTGAACCTTATATACGTCGTAAAGCAAAGAAACATATAGAAAAAGGTAGAGTAGTAATTTTTTCTGGTGGGACTGGTAATCCATTCTGTACTACTGATAGTGCAGGGGTTTTAAGAGCCATTGAAATGAACTGTGATTTATTGTTAAAAGGTACTAAGGTTAACGGTGTATATGATTCTGATCCAACAAAAAATCCTGATGCAGTTAAATACTCCACTATCAGTTATACTGAGCTTCTAAAAAATAATTTACAAGTTATGGATATTGCTGCTGTTGCCGTGGCGAGAGAAAATAACTTGCCAATTAAGGTATTTTCAATTAGAGAGAAAGGTAATTTTGCAAAAGTACTGCAAGGAAAAGGTGAATATACAAAAATTCAAGAAGGTGGGTAA
- the frr gene encoding ribosome recycling factor, whose product MDRTTIHKELQSKMDNSLKILDHELKGLRAGRASVNLLDPVLVEAYGEEMPLSQVASLSTPDARTITVQVWDKSMVKAVEKAIVDANLGLNPSSDGQLVRITIPLLTEERRKELVKFACKYGENTKIALRNIRRDGNEDLKKLEKDNSITKDEQHNLSEEIQKLTDEYSNKVDLHVKQKEQEIMTV is encoded by the coding sequence ATGGATAGAACAACTATACATAAAGAGTTGCAATCAAAAATGGATAATTCGTTAAAGATATTGGATCACGAACTTAAGGGACTTAGAGCTGGTAGAGCTTCAGTTAATTTACTTGACCCAGTATTAGTTGAAGCGTATGGGGAGGAAATGCCTTTGTCACAAGTAGCAAGTCTTTCAACTCCAGATGCACGAACTATTACGGTACAGGTGTGGGATAAATCTATGGTAAAAGCTGTAGAAAAAGCCATTGTTGATGCAAATCTAGGTCTAAATCCATCATCAGATGGGCAGTTAGTCAGAATCACCATTCCACTACTTACCGAAGAGCGGCGCAAAGAGCTTGTCAAATTTGCTTGCAAATATGGAGAAAATACTAAAATTGCTTTGCGTAATATCAGAAGGGACGGTAATGAAGATTTAAAAAAATTAGAAAAAGATAATAGCATAACTAAGGATGAACAGCATAATTTATCAGAAGAAATCCAAAAATTAACTGATGAATATAGTAATAAAGTGGATTTACATGTTAAACAAAAAGAGCAAGAGATAATGACAGTTTAA
- the gatA gene encoding Asp-tRNA(Asn)/Glu-tRNA(Gln) amidotransferase subunit GatA, with product MSEIIKLTITQALKSLKNREFSCVELTKAHIAEMGKHKELNAYITETTDTALEGAKIADQNYHKGVERSLEGIPIAVKDLFCTKGVRTTAGSRMLGNFIPTYESTVSQKVQDHGTIMLGKANMDEFAMGSANITSYFGNVINPWKAVDAPAIPLVPGGSSGGSSASVSAFLAMAALGSDTGGSVRQPASYTGIVGFKPTYGRCSRYGMVAFASSLDQAGVLTRTVEDTALMLQAMIGFDEKDSTSINSDIPQLRPACNASVKNMKIGVPFDIMKQDGIQPDIIKMWRHAIDVLKNDGAEIIDISLPHSKYALAAYYVIAPAESSSNLSRYDGIRYGFRTENNGSSIEEMYEKTRSAGFGSEVKRRIMIGTYLLSSTLMDAYYLKAQKIRRLISDDFNKAFEQVEAIIMPSAPSETFNLGEKQDNPVTMYLNDLFTIPASLAGLPCCSVPAALSSRGLPLGMQVIGKALDEYNTIKVAAAIERGSSNISFIYSNKRS from the coding sequence ATGTCAGAAATTATAAAATTAACCATAACACAAGCCTTGAAATCGTTAAAAAACAGAGAGTTTTCATGTGTTGAGTTGACTAAAGCTCATATTGCAGAAATGGGTAAGCATAAAGAGCTAAATGCCTATATTACTGAAACTACAGATACTGCTTTAGAGGGAGCTAAAATTGCTGATCAAAACTATCATAAGGGGGTAGAAAGATCATTAGAAGGTATTCCCATTGCTGTAAAAGATCTTTTTTGTACAAAAGGGGTGCGTACTACTGCTGGTTCAAGAATGCTTGGTAATTTTATACCAACATACGAGTCAACTGTCAGCCAAAAAGTCCAGGATCATGGGACAATAATGCTCGGTAAGGCTAATATGGATGAGTTTGCCATGGGTTCTGCTAATATTACCAGCTATTTTGGTAACGTTATTAATCCTTGGAAAGCTGTTGATGCACCTGCGATTCCACTAGTTCCTGGTGGCTCTTCTGGAGGCTCATCAGCGTCTGTCAGTGCTTTTTTGGCTATGGCAGCTCTTGGAAGTGATACAGGTGGTTCTGTTCGTCAGCCTGCTAGTTATACGGGAATTGTTGGATTCAAACCAACATATGGCCGGTGTTCTAGATATGGTATGGTTGCTTTTGCTAGTTCACTTGACCAAGCTGGCGTGCTTACAAGAACCGTCGAGGATACTGCCTTAATGCTACAAGCCATGATAGGTTTTGATGAGAAAGATTCTACTTCTATAAATTCCGATATACCACAACTAAGACCCGCCTGTAATGCTAGTGTAAAAAACATGAAGATAGGTGTTCCATTTGATATTATGAAACAAGATGGTATACAACCGGATATTATTAAAATGTGGCGTCATGCTATCGATGTTCTTAAAAATGATGGAGCAGAAATTATTGATATTTCATTGCCACATTCTAAATATGCTCTAGCTGCATATTATGTGATAGCACCTGCTGAGAGCTCATCTAATTTATCAAGGTATGATGGTATAAGATATGGTTTTAGGACAGAAAATAATGGAAGCTCTATTGAAGAAATGTATGAAAAAACAAGGAGTGCTGGTTTTGGTTCTGAAGTTAAAAGACGTATTATGATTGGTACTTATTTGCTTTCATCTACTCTTATGGATGCTTATTACTTAAAAGCACAAAAAATAAGACGTTTGATTTCAGATGATTTTAACAAAGCTTTTGAGCAAGTTGAGGCAATAATTATGCCATCCGCACCATCGGAAACTTTTAACTTAGGTGAGAAACAAGATAATCCTGTGACAATGTATTTGAACGATTTATTTACTATTCCAGCTAGTCTTGCCGGTCTTCCTTGTTGTTCTGTACCTGCTGCATTATCTTCTAGAGGATTACCTCTTGGCATGCAAGTAATAGGTAAAGCCCTTGATGAATATAATACTATAAAGGTAGCAGCAGCAATCGAACGTGGTTCAAGTAATATTAGTTTTATATATTCTAATAAACGGAGTTAA
- a CDS encoding co-chaperone GroES gives MSFRPLHDRIAVKPIQQEEKTSGGIIIPDTAKEKPMQGEVIAVGKGVRGENGTIHPLEIKVGDKVLYGKWAGTEVKVDGLDLIIMKESDVMGII, from the coding sequence ATGTCTTTTAGACCGTTGCATGATAGAATTGCGGTAAAACCAATTCAACAAGAAGAAAAAACATCAGGTGGAATTATCATCCCTGATACAGCGAAGGAAAAACCTATGCAGGGCGAAGTAATAGCTGTAGGAAAAGGAGTGAGAGGAGAAAATGGTACTATCCACCCATTAGAAATTAAAGTAGGTGATAAAGTACTTTATGGTAAATGGGCTGGTACAGAGGTTAAAGTTGATGGTTTAGACCTGATTATCATGAAAGAAAGTGATGTCATGGGCATAATTTAA
- a CDS encoding NADH-quinone oxidoreductase subunit M, which translates to MSELPILSISIFLPLLSALYILLFIKQSRSVNKQIYAIYVAVLSSVLTLISTIYLLVQFDSKSKLYQFVERYSWIQSIGLEFHIGVDGISIFFVVLTSFLTLICIIASLFTIKKYIKEFLFCFLLIESFCIGAFSSMNLLLFYLFFEVILIPMYIIIGVWGGENRVYAAIKFFLYTFFGSVFFLLSLIYIYSQVHSFNMLELNELLPSLALSVQKVLWLAIFIAFAVKVPMIPFHTWLPDAHVQAPTAGSVILAGILLKLGTYGFLRVSLPMFPNISKEFAFYVLVLSIFAVIYSSLVALAQRDMKKMIAYSSIAHMGYVTGGIFSLTEMGIKGAIYQMISHGVVASALFLIVGTLYDRLHTKEIDQYGGVANKMPILATFFMIAMLGSIGLPGTSGFIGEFLSLIGIYQANVVIAMVSAVGIILGAVYMLKLYKEVMLGQITNVRVANFKDMYLYEIVAITPLCIVIIYLGLLPNTIMNMLDISIHKILLQLLYVVK; encoded by the coding sequence ATGTCAGAGTTACCTATCTTATCAATAAGCATTTTCTTGCCTTTACTAAGTGCATTATATATCTTATTGTTTATTAAACAAAGTAGGTCGGTTAATAAACAAATTTATGCGATATATGTTGCAGTTCTAAGCTCGGTATTGACACTAATATCTACTATTTATTTATTAGTTCAATTTGATAGTAAATCAAAACTTTATCAGTTCGTAGAACGCTATAGTTGGATTCAATCTATAGGTCTTGAATTCCACATTGGAGTTGATGGAATCTCAATATTTTTTGTTGTTCTAACCAGCTTTTTAACCCTTATTTGTATTATAGCTAGCCTATTTACCATCAAAAAATATATCAAAGAATTCTTGTTTTGTTTTTTATTAATTGAATCTTTCTGCATTGGGGCTTTTTCCTCAATGAATTTATTATTATTTTACTTGTTTTTTGAAGTAATATTAATCCCTATGTATATAATTATAGGAGTTTGGGGAGGTGAGAATAGAGTTTATGCGGCTATAAAATTCTTCTTGTATACTTTCTTTGGTTCGGTATTTTTCTTATTGTCACTCATATATATTTATAGTCAAGTTCATAGTTTTAATATGCTTGAACTGAACGAATTATTACCTTCATTAGCATTATCGGTGCAGAAAGTTTTGTGGTTGGCAATCTTTATAGCCTTTGCAGTAAAAGTGCCTATGATACCATTTCACACTTGGCTTCCTGATGCACACGTACAAGCACCAACGGCTGGGTCTGTCATTTTGGCAGGTATCTTATTAAAACTTGGAACATATGGTTTTTTACGTGTATCATTGCCAATGTTTCCGAATATATCAAAAGAATTTGCATTTTATGTATTAGTGCTGAGTATATTTGCTGTAATATATAGTTCATTAGTGGCACTAGCTCAAAGAGACATGAAAAAGATGATAGCTTATTCATCAATAGCTCATATGGGATATGTTACTGGGGGGATTTTTAGCTTGACAGAAATGGGGATTAAGGGAGCAATATATCAAATGATTAGCCACGGTGTGGTAGCATCTGCTTTGTTTTTGATAGTTGGTACTTTATACGACAGATTGCATACTAAAGAGATAGACCAATATGGTGGCGTGGCAAATAAAATGCCAATACTTGCTACTTTTTTTATGATTGCTATGCTTGGCTCTATAGGTTTACCAGGCACTAGTGGTTTTATAGGAGAGTTCCTAAGTTTGATAGGTATTTATCAAGCTAATGTAGTGATAGCCATGGTAAGTGCTGTTGGTATTATTCTTGGAGCTGTTTATATGCTAAAACTTTACAAAGAAGTAATGTTGGGACAAATTACTAATGTTCGGGTTGCAAATTTTAAAGATATGTATCTCTATGAGATAGTTGCAATCACACCATTATGTATAGTAATAATTTATTTAGGTTTGCTGCCAAATACGATTATGAACATGCTTGATATATCAATTCACAAAATTTTGTTACAACTATTATATGTTGTAAAATAA
- the gatC gene encoding Asp-tRNA(Asn)/Glu-tRNA(Gln) amidotransferase subunit GatC, translating into MITNEEVQRIAKLARFDFNQDELNSFAQQLTEIMNMIDILNDVDCSNVQPLTSVCDMNQRMRNDQVLYGDISDELFANLPNDKAELAKEVKCFVVPKVVE; encoded by the coding sequence ATGATTACAAATGAAGAAGTGCAAAGAATAGCAAAACTTGCTAGGTTTGACTTTAACCAAGATGAATTAAATAGTTTTGCTCAACAATTGACTGAGATAATGAATATGATTGACATTTTGAACGACGTAGATTGTAGTAACGTTCAACCACTTACTTCAGTTTGTGACATGAACCAAAGAATGCGAAACGACCAAGTATTGTATGGTGACATTTCTGATGAGTTATTTGCTAACTTGCCAAATGATAAAGCAGAACTTGCCAAGGAAGTAAAATGTTTTGTAGTACCAAAAGTAGTAGAGTAA
- a CDS encoding IS3 family transposase — MTKEKVRVFSAEEKTRVVLEVLKEDSPLSVIASKYEISSKTISNWKKQFISNAALAFEPAKLVSKYQEQINMLKEQNDDLAKTLGKIIVERDWAVGKLQSLELSNRKELVDSKLAMLPKTRQYKLLKINRSSMYYKVKPFSAYNLNILNKIDEIYTDNPEFGYRYIHRQLLEDGLVIGKDRVLKYMNMIGIEAIYPKRKKLTSEKDKQHKIYSYLLDKYWSNLGTSRTVNVPNNNEVWSGDITYVRTNSGFMYMAGIIDWHSRAVLSYKLSNSMDVNLVTEVLQDALNKYSAPQIFNSEQGSQYTSNEHIQILQEHNIKVSMNGKGRSIDNIIMERFFRTLKYNCIFINDFKDVKELRRGIDDYINHYNYRRFHSSIGYKKPMNVYLNSIQNYE, encoded by the coding sequence ATGACAAAAGAAAAAGTAAGAGTTTTTAGTGCTGAAGAAAAAACTAGGGTAGTATTAGAAGTACTGAAAGAAGATAGTCCATTATCAGTGATAGCATCAAAATATGAGATAAGCTCAAAGACAATTAGTAATTGGAAGAAACAATTTATATCAAATGCAGCATTGGCTTTTGAACCAGCAAAACTAGTAAGTAAATATCAGGAACAAATTAATATGCTGAAAGAACAAAATGATGACTTAGCTAAAACTCTTGGAAAAATAATAGTAGAGAGAGATTGGGCTGTGGGAAAGCTACAAAGCTTGGAGTTATCAAATAGAAAAGAACTTGTCGATTCCAAGCTAGCAATGTTACCAAAGACAAGGCAATATAAATTATTAAAGATTAATCGTTCTTCAATGTACTATAAAGTAAAACCATTTAGTGCGTATAACTTAAATATTTTAAATAAAATAGATGAAATATATACTGATAATCCTGAATTTGGTTATCGTTATATCCATAGACAATTATTAGAAGATGGCTTGGTTATTGGTAAGGATCGGGTTCTAAAATATATGAACATGATTGGCATAGAGGCTATTTATCCAAAGAGGAAAAAATTAACGTCTGAAAAAGATAAACAGCATAAAATTTATAGTTATTTGCTTGATAAATACTGGTCTAATTTAGGCACAAGTAGAACTGTAAATGTACCTAACAATAACGAGGTTTGGAGTGGAGATATAACTTATGTTCGAACTAATTCGGGATTTATGTACATGGCAGGAATTATCGATTGGCATAGCAGAGCTGTGTTGAGTTATAAATTATCAAATAGTATGGACGTAAATTTGGTAACTGAAGTATTGCAGGATGCACTTAACAAATACTCTGCACCGCAGATATTTAATAGTGAACAGGGCAGTCAATATACCAGTAATGAACACATTCAAATTTTACAAGAGCATAACATTAAAGTTTCGATGAATGGTAAAGGAAGAAGTATTGATAATATAATCATGGAGAGATTTTTTCGAACTTTAAAATATAATTGTATATTTATTAACGATTTTAAAGATGTTAAAGAACTTAGGAGAGGTATTGATGATTATATAAATCACTATAATTATAGAAGATTTCATTCAAGTATTGGTTACAAAAAACCTATGAATGTCTATCTAAATTCTATACAAAATTATGAATAA